Proteins encoded together in one Carya illinoinensis cultivar Pawnee chromosome 3, C.illinoinensisPawnee_v1, whole genome shotgun sequence window:
- the LOC122305690 gene encoding pathogen-associated molecular patterns-induced protein A70-like, with product MQAMNSTWAFITSWFTPAYLFVLLNLTIATIFLISRFGPQRRPKQQQLDRVPSFLDRVTSINFSLHKFDQHNAGPVADQFDLPTDPEHVNTPCPVPDHPPPQITRSPSLLERLKSLNLSSLYRSDSSAMESEVHHPSDLNSDTDHLVKRSKSDKGVGAPQRPVEKMKRSASEKSPVGSSEEKETMSLEEDEDVDVKADDFINRFKQQLRLQRLDSLLRYRNLLKRN from the coding sequence ATGCAAGCTATGAATTCCACGTGGGCTTTCATAACCAGTTGGTTCACACCCGCCTATCTCTTCGTCCTCCTCAACCTCACCATCGCCACCATCTTTCTCATATCCCGATTCGGCCCTCAGAGACGACCAAAACAGCAGCAACTCGATCGAGTCCCGTCCTTTCTTGACCGAGTCACCTCCATCAACTTCTCCCTCCACAAGTTCGACCAACACAACGCAGGCCCAGTCGCCGATCAGTTTGACCTGCCCACGGATCCCGAGCACGTCAACACCCCGTGCCCCGTCCCGGATCATCCTCCGCCCCAAATCACCCGGTCTCCTTCCTTGTTGGAACGCCTCAAGTCCCTCAACCTCTCCTCTCTCTACCGATCCGACTCATCCGCCATGGAAAGCGAAGTTCATCATCCTTCGGATCTGAACTCGGACACTGATCATTTGGTGAAGCGAAGCAAGTCGGACAAGGGTGTCGGAGCTCCGCAAAGGCCGgtggagaagatgaagaggTCTGCGAGTGAGAAATCGCCGGTGGGGAGCTCCGAGGAGAAGGAGACGATGTCTTTGGAGGAGGACGAAGACGTGGACGTTAAGGCCGATGATTTTATCAACAGGTTTAAGCAGCAGCTGCGGTTGCAGCGGCTCGATTCTCTTCTTCGTTACAGGAACTTGCTTAAAAGGAATTAA